The genomic region TCACTGCTGTCCAAAATAAATTGAAATCTGAAATAGCACCCTGAATTTCCAGGGTTTTGCGGAGCTGTTTTAGACAGATTTGAAAACAGGTCCCCTGTTTTCCTGAACCTCGATAATTAAATCGGCTGTCCAACTTCCTACAGAGTGAATTTCAACTGTTCCGCCTCCGGTACAATGGGCGGAGTTTCATACGGTTCGTCGAGCCAGGCCCGTAAAACCCGATAGGTAAAGAGGTTCAGCCGAAGCATGGTCGCCATGTTGGAAAAGGACCATCCCTCTTTGGATAAGTGATGCAGCCACTTGATCACCAGCAATGAAACCAGGGCTGTCCAAATCTGGATGCGAAGGGCGTTCTCGCTCTCACCTACGAAGGTTTTGACCTTCAGGTTCTGCTTCAGCGTTTTGAAGAAGAGCTCGATCTCCCACCGGTCCCTGTAGATCTCTCCTATGGTGCTCGCCGCGAACCTAAGATGATTGGTGAGAAGAACGATATTCTCTCCTGTTTCGGGGTTCTCGACAGTGATCCTGCGGAGCGGCCCCGGATATCTCTCCTTCATCCCCGTTCCGGTAAGACGGACGATCTCGTCGGAAAGGACATGCCTGTTTCGGGGCGGAGTACGGACTTCCTGCACGGTGTAGACGCAGTTGTCCTTCATCCGGGTGACGAAGAAGACGCCCTGATCCGTCCAGGCCCGAAACTGGCCGAAGTCCACGTATCCCCTGTCCAGGGCCACGATGGAGCCGGGTTTGAGGGCAAGCTCCTTCGACATCCGGCTGTCGTGGGTCTTCGCATCCGTGATGGAAACGAAGGAGGGCATGTAGTCGTCATGATCCAACAGTACGTGGACCTTTACACCTCCCTTGGCCCTCCGGAATTCCGCCCAGGGAAAAAGAGACAGGCAGAGGCTGATGGTAGTGGAGTCAAAGGACAGCAGTTTGTTCTTGAACCGGAACTTTTTCTTCCGGCATCCCAAAGAACCCGTAGAGCGGAAATGATCCGACAGCCTCCAGAACAGCTCCTCGAAAAGCTCCGCAGGACGATGATTGTTTGCATAGGAGAG from Aminivibrio pyruvatiphilus harbors:
- a CDS encoding IS4 family transposase, coding for MVNVSSLFGQIVSELFTAVNFDNLVAKWGAERHAKGFRSKTQLISMLFCHLAGADSLREIVNGLSCCNGKLVHLGIKEPPRRSTLSYANNHRPAELFEELFWRLSDHFRSTGSLGCRKKKFRFKNKLLSFDSTTISLCLSLFPWAEFRRAKGGVKVHVLLDHDDYMPSFVSITDAKTHDSRMSKELALKPGSIVALDRGYVDFGQFRAWTDQGVFFVTRMKDNCVYTVQEVRTPPRNRHVLSDEIVRLTGTGMKERYPGPLRRITVENPETGENIVLLTNHLRFAASTIGEIYRDRWEIELFFKTLKQNLKVKTFVGESENALRIQIWTALVSLLVIKWLHHLSKEGWSFSNMATMLRLNLFTYRVLRAWLDEPYETPPIVPEAEQLKFTL